From the genome of Rubripirellula reticaptiva:
TCGACGCTAGCACGGGTGGGCCAGGCGGTACTTCGACCAACTTGATGTTCGCGCCCATTGACTCGGCGAGTGCTGTAATCTCGTTGCGGATGCGAAGCAGAATTTCATGGGACTGTTGCACCCGACGCTCTTTGGCGAGCAAGTTCACGCGGATGTCGGCAACGTTAGTTCCCTCACGTAAAAAATAGTGACGAACCAATCCGTTAAAATCCATCGGCGACGACTTGCCCACGATGATCTCGTAGTCCTTCACTTCGGATAGACTGCCAAGGAATGCGCCAAGGCGACGCGAAACAACGTCGGTACGTTCCAGCGTCGTGCCTTCGGGCATGTCGATTACAACTTGAAACTCGTTCTTGTTGTCATACGGCAACATCTTCACTGGCACCCAACGCATCACAGGCGGGATCAATGCGGCGACGAACAATGCGGCGATGACCAACAACACGGCCCATGCGGCCAGTCGGCCTTTCAAGATCGGCGACAACACCAATTGCGACATACGGTACAGCAGTGTCTTGGTTAGGTCGTACGATTCTTCCTTGCTGTCCGAGTCGCTCAGTTGCTTGAGCGAAACCATCGCCAGCCATGGTGTGATGAGGAACGCGACGACGGTCGATACGGTGACCGTCAGTGGAACGTTGAGTGCCATCGGTGCCATGTACGGCCCCATCATCCCGGTAATGAATGCCAACGGCAGAAAGCTGACGATGATCGCAAGCGTCGAAAGGATCAACGCAGGTCGAACTTCTTGGACCGCTCGCAGCACCGATTGTCGAGGCGGGAATAGCTTCATCGTAAAATAACGAGCAATGTTTTCAACATCGGTGATTGGGTCGTCAACCAACAATCCGAGTGCCAGAATCAACGCAAACATTGTGACTCGGTTGATGGAGTAACCCACCATCAGATTGACAAACAACGTCAAGCTATAGCAGACAGGAATAGCCAGCGCGATCACGAGCGCTGGTCGCCAACCCATCGTCAGACCGATCAAACCAATGACTGTCAGAACGGCGACGACAAGGCCTTCGATTAGCTCATTGACTTTCTCGTTGGCGGTTTCGCCGTAGTCGCGGGTGATACGAAAGTAAACGCCGCTGGGCAGATGCGTCGCTTTCAACTCCTGTAGTTTCGCGTCCACCGCTTCGGCAACATGAACGGCGTTTGCTCCTTTGCGTTTCGCGACGGAAAGATGAACAGCAGGGTAGATGTCCGTCTGGTCCGGATGAGATTTATCAGCAGACCCAAATCCGATCCAACTGTAACCGTCTGGTTCTGCTGGCCCGTCCACTACGGTCGCGATGTTCTTCAAATACACCGGACGACCGCCCGAGACGTTGACCATGATCTCGTTCAGTTCGTCGACGCCGCGAATGAACGTTCCTGTTTCAACGTTGAATTGCGTGTTTTGTTGCTCGAAGCTGCCGTTCCTTGCCGTGACGTTACTAACCTGCAACGCCCTGGCGACCTGTTGTGGCGATGTTGCGTGTGCAGCAAGACGCTGCGCATCTAAGTTGACGATGATCCGTCGTGGTCGTCCGCCGACGACTTCCACCCGATTCGTGTTGGGGATCGCTTGCAGTTCATGTTGAACTTCTTCGGCGATGCGTCGCAGTTCGTGATCGCCGTACCGCTGCGTCTGGTCCGACCACAGCGTCGTAATCACAATTGGAACATCATCGACTTCGATCGGCTTGACGACCCACGACTTCACGACGGACGGGATTTGGTCAACCGACGAGTTGATTTTGTTGTAAATTTTCACCAGCGAGTCTTCACGATCCTCGCCAACATAGAAACGCACCGTGACCACACATTGTCCAGGTTTGGACATCGAGTAGACGAATTCAACGCCGTCGATCTGGTACAGCAATTTTTCTAATCGATCGGTCACTTGCCGTTCGACTTCTTCGGCCGACAACCCTGGCGCTGACGCGAACACGTCCGCCATTGGCACAACGATTTGCGGTTCCTCTTCACGCGGCGTTAGCACCAATGCGGCAGCGCCCAACATCAATGAAACAATGATCAGCAAGATCGCCACATCGCCACGAAGGAACACTTCGACAATGCGAGTCATCAGCGGAACGGTTGCCTCTTCGGCACCAGTGTTATTGGACATTCGCAGCCTCCTTGCCGTGAATCAGGACTCGTTCGCCGGCTTCGACGCCGCTAAGCACTTCTTGTCGCCCCGGTATTCCGAGCTGCCCAATTTTGACGAGTCGCCGTTCGATATTTCCATCGGGCAACACCACGTCAACAAACTCAAGCTGTCCGACTTCGATCAGGGCATCGGTGTTCAAGCACAAGTGCCGTCGCTCACCCGCCGGAATCAAAAGGCGTCCGAACATTCCTTCGTACAGATCGTCCGTCTTGGGCAGACTTGCTTTGACTAAAAACGAGCGACTCGGTGCATCGGCTTGCGGCACGATCTCGTCGACGGTCGCGCTGTATTCTCGCTGGTGCGCGTCCACATACACTTTCAGTTCATCGCCGGGATGTAGCTGAACGGCCAAGTGCTCCATCACCGGAGCCTCCAGTCGCAACGAAGTCGCATCGTAAAGGACTAAAATTGGGACGCCTGGCTGCGAAATGTCGCCGGGCTCGGCCAAACGATCGACAATTCGACCGCTTTTCGCAGCTTTGATGGTTGTGTACGACAGCATCACTTCGGATTCAGAAACCGCTTGACGGGCGCGAGCCTCGTCGGCCAGCGTGACCTGAACGTCGCGAGAGGCGGAGTCGAACTCAGACCGTGAGGCGGCATTCTGCCGGTTGAGCGTCTCGACACGTTGATACTGTTTTTCCGCCTGTCGGCGATTCGCGACCGCCGCGTCGAGGGCCCGCTTGGCCTGATCGAGTCGCGATTCGTATTCCTTGTCGTCGAGCTGGATCAAGACTTGACCCTTCTCAACCTGGTCACCTGCTACGACCGCGATGTCGTTGATGGTCGCCATGATTTTCGACGAGACCACCATCCGGCTTGATGCCTTGAGTGTACCGATGGCTTCTTCGATCGTCGACTTTTCGATTTCATGGACCACATCGGTTGGCTCGTCCGTAAGCCGACGTACATTCCGATCCGTCTGTCCCGGCTGGACTTTCTGTTCAAATACGCCGGACAGCCAACCGATCGTGACAACCAGAACGACGAGCCCAGCAACGACCGTTAACCCACGAGCCATGCCGCTCATCCATTTACCTAAATTGATTGACTTCATGACTTAACTTTGATGTGGTTCGGAATCTTGGACATTGCAATCACTATTTCGGTTGACTTAAAACTCTCGCTCAAATCGCTTGTCGATCGATGTTTTAACTTCTGACCAACTGGCATGAGCGATGCACCAGCCATTCTTGGGTGGCATTGCTACCATCGCTACTGTTCAGAAGTTTTAGAATATGTTTTTGTCGAAAACGTCTTCATCGTGCCGCCGGTCACCGACGGCAAAGATTCGCGGATTTTGGTTGTCTACATCTGTACATACCAATTATCCAGCACGTAAGCGTGAAGCTGGCATTGATGCACAGCGATCAGTTCCATTGCAAACGCACGTTTGAAATTTTCGATCGTCCGTTTCTTCGACCTGATTAGTTCTCACGCCTCTCGTAGTGAAGGAAGTTGGATGTTTAGCCCTGGTCGCTAGGACGAGCTTTGACAGAAGCGTGAATGACCGACTCGCCCGAACGTGAGGGGAGTCGAGGAAGCGAGAGATTTGGAAACTCGCCCTCCAGAGCTTCCATGAACGCCGTCAAGTCGGCGACTTCCTCGCTGGTGAACTCAACATCGAGCTGAGTGGAGGCCATTAGCTGGATCGCTTCGGCCAGCGAACTGACTCGACCGTTATGAAAGTAGGGCGCCGTGAGCGTGATATTCCGCAATGTCGGCGTTTTGAAATGATGTTCATCGGCATCGTCGCCAGTAGCACTGGAACGTCCGAGGTCAGCGGCCAAGTCAAACTGCTGAACGAAAGGAGACTCAACAAATCGCGGAAACTCGGTAAACTCCGCATCGCTACCCGGTCGCCATCCATTCATCGCAGGACCGAAGTGACATTCGGTGCATCCGCTTGACTCGAACAGATCCATGCCGCGAACTTGGCCGTCACTCATGGCGAATTTATCGCCAGCGAGATAACGGTCTAGGCCCGAGTTTGGTGTAATGAGAGTCCGCTCGAATGCAGCAATCGCGTCGACAGCATTTTCAATGGTGACTCCATCGCCCTTTCCAAACTCGGCTTCAAATTCGCTGATGTAGCCGGGAATGTCTTTGATGCGACTGATGACCTGGTCATGGCCAAGCATTCCCATTTCAACGTCGGCAACCATCGGGCCCTTGGCTTGCTCTTCGAGCGTTGCCGAGCGACCGTCCCAGAACTGGGAGGCTTGAAAAGCGGAGTTCCATACGGTCGGAGCGTTACGAGGTCCGGTCAACCCGTCGACGCCCATCGACGTGGCACGGCCATCGTCGCCACCTTCCATCAGGTTGTGGCAACTGTTGCAGGAAACGGTTCCCGTCGCTGATAGCCTAGGATCAAAGTACAGCTTCTTGCCCAATTCAACCTTCTCTTTCGTATCGCCATGCTTCGAGGCGACGACAGGAAGAACCGTCAAGTCCTGAGCATTAACTTGCACATTGCTTAGCAACGTCACGACAATCACGAGTGCTAAAGATTTTGGTTTACAGTTCATTGTTCCGTTGATCGCTGTTGGTAGGGTGATCGCGTAGGCGAGGAATCACGCACGGCCACGTAACATGCCGTGCCAGTAGAGTGCCGGCAAACCGAACTTCTTTAAAAGGAGCATGCTGAAACGTTCTTTGGCTTGATTGAAAGGAAATGTTTCAGCCGGACCGCCGCTATAGTCAAATTCGGCCAATACCAAACTGTCGTATCCCGTCACCACGGGGCAGGACGTGTAACCGTCGTAGCTGGCCGACAATGGTTCTTGCTTCATCAGCGACAGCAGATTACTGACCAACACCGGAGCCTGCTTGCGGACCGCCGCGCCGGTTTTGGAAGTCGGCAAGCTGGACGCGTCACCAATTCCAAACACGTTAGCGAAACGAGTGTGCTGCAGCGTGTGTTTGTCGACGTCGACCCAGCCGCCTTCGCCCGCCAGTTCGCTACCTGAGACGAAGTCCGGTGCGCTCATCGGTGGAGTGACATGGATCATGTCATACTTGATGACGTTCTCTTCGTCTGTGTCCATGTGCCGATAGACGGCTTCCTTGGATGACGATCGTATCTCTACCAAGTTATGGCGAAAGCGAGGCTCAACGCCTTTCCGCTTTGCCACCTTCTCGAGTACTTCGCGATACTGGTCGACTGCGAACAACCGTGCGCCAGCAGTGGTGAAGATGACTTCGATGTCGTCACGAACGCCGCTACGGCGGAAATGATCTTCCGCCAAATAACAAATCTTTTGTGGCGCACCACCGCACTTCACGGCCCCGGCAGGCTGAGTGAACAACGCGACGCCTTTCTTCATGTTGCGAACGAATTCCCAAGTGCTGGCAACCGTTTCGATGGAGTAATTGCTGCACACGCCGTCTTTCCCGACAGCCTTCTTCAATCCTTTGACTTGGTCCCAGTTGAGTTGAATGCCGGGGGCAACAATCAAATAGTCGTAGGTGATCGTTTCACCCCCACGTGTCGTGACACTGTTGGCGTTCGGCTGGAATGATGCGACAAAATCCTTGACCCAGTTCACACCGTAGGGGATCAAGTCGACTTCGTCCCGACCCGATTCCTCGGGTTTGAACATCCCACCACCGACGAGAGTCCAGAGCGGTTGATAGTAGTGCTTCTCGGATGGCTCGATGATCGCAATATCTAACGATGGATCGACGTTTCGCAACCGAGCCGCGACGGTGATCCCAGCCGTTCCACCACCGACGATGATAATTTGATGATGACTCATAACACTTA
Proteins encoded in this window:
- a CDS encoding cytochrome-c peroxidase, coding for MNCKPKSLALVIVVTLLSNVQVNAQDLTVLPVVASKHGDTKEKVELGKKLYFDPRLSATGTVSCNSCHNLMEGGDDGRATSMGVDGLTGPRNAPTVWNSAFQASQFWDGRSATLEEQAKGPMVADVEMGMLGHDQVISRIKDIPGYISEFEAEFGKGDGVTIENAVDAIAAFERTLITPNSGLDRYLAGDKFAMSDGQVRGMDLFESSGCTECHFGPAMNGWRPGSDAEFTEFPRFVESPFVQQFDLAADLGRSSATGDDADEHHFKTPTLRNITLTAPYFHNGRVSSLAEAIQLMASTQLDVEFTSEEVADLTAFMEALEGEFPNLSLPRLPSRSGESVIHASVKARPSDQG
- a CDS encoding efflux RND transporter permease subunit; translation: MSNNTGAEEATVPLMTRIVEVFLRGDVAILLIIVSLMLGAAALVLTPREEEPQIVVPMADVFASAPGLSAEEVERQVTDRLEKLLYQIDGVEFVYSMSKPGQCVVTVRFYVGEDREDSLVKIYNKINSSVDQIPSVVKSWVVKPIEVDDVPIVITTLWSDQTQRYGDHELRRIAEEVQHELQAIPNTNRVEVVGGRPRRIIVNLDAQRLAAHATSPQQVARALQVSNVTARNGSFEQQNTQFNVETGTFIRGVDELNEIMVNVSGGRPVYLKNIATVVDGPAEPDGYSWIGFGSADKSHPDQTDIYPAVHLSVAKRKGANAVHVAEAVDAKLQELKATHLPSGVYFRITRDYGETANEKVNELIEGLVVAVLTVIGLIGLTMGWRPALVIALAIPVCYSLTLFVNLMVGYSINRVTMFALILALGLLVDDPITDVENIARYFTMKLFPPRQSVLRAVQEVRPALILSTLAIIVSFLPLAFITGMMGPYMAPMALNVPLTVTVSTVVAFLITPWLAMVSLKQLSDSDSKEESYDLTKTLLYRMSQLVLSPILKGRLAAWAVLLVIAALFVAALIPPVMRWVPVKMLPYDNKNEFQVVIDMPEGTTLERTDVVSRRLGAFLGSLSEVKDYEIIVGKSSPMDFNGLVRHYFLREGTNVADIRVNLLAKERRVQQSHEILLRIRNEITALAESMGANIKLVEVPPGPPVLASITAEVYGPPDGNYESQIDVARTVKQRLEHEPGVVDLDTSAEDDQVRFVFETDKPKAALSGISTQTIADTVAAVLSGHKATVLHLPHEVEPLWVELRLPRASRSALDDLEEVYVQGEEGQIVQLGALGTFRETIEDKTIYHKNLHRVVYVYAEVAGRPPADAIVDVQWDRREIGFQPADLGSDTNNASRKPTPRPLNQRSWLSPGGDVHWSIPDGYRVEWAGEGEWDITLDVFRDLGLAFGAALLGIFVVLMFQTGSRTLPVLIMSAIPLSMIGIMPGFWGLNAIMDVPVGGHPNPVFITATAMIGMIALAGIVVRNSVVLIDFIHLAQAEGHDLRESIIRSVAVRTRPILLTAGTTLLANWVITLDPVFSGLAWAIIFGIVTSTFFTLIVIPAAYWILYRNEDTSNNASPQYESHTGSPQ
- a CDS encoding efflux RND transporter periplasmic adaptor subunit; amino-acid sequence: MKSINLGKWMSGMARGLTVVAGLVVLVVTIGWLSGVFEQKVQPGQTDRNVRRLTDEPTDVVHEIEKSTIEEAIGTLKASSRMVVSSKIMATINDIAVVAGDQVEKGQVLIQLDDKEYESRLDQAKRALDAAVANRRQAEKQYQRVETLNRQNAASRSEFDSASRDVQVTLADEARARQAVSESEVMLSYTTIKAAKSGRIVDRLAEPGDISQPGVPILVLYDATSLRLEAPVMEHLAVQLHPGDELKVYVDAHQREYSATVDEIVPQADAPSRSFLVKASLPKTDDLYEGMFGRLLIPAGERRHLCLNTDALIEVGQLEFVDVVLPDGNIERRLVKIGQLGIPGRQEVLSGVEAGERVLIHGKEAANVQ
- a CDS encoding NAD(P)/FAD-dependent oxidoreductase, encoding MSHHQIIIVGGGTAGITVAARLRNVDPSLDIAIIEPSEKHYYQPLWTLVGGGMFKPEESGRDEVDLIPYGVNWVKDFVASFQPNANSVTTRGGETITYDYLIVAPGIQLNWDQVKGLKKAVGKDGVCSNYSIETVASTWEFVRNMKKGVALFTQPAGAVKCGGAPQKICYLAEDHFRRSGVRDDIEVIFTTAGARLFAVDQYREVLEKVAKRKGVEPRFRHNLVEIRSSSKEAVYRHMDTDEENVIKYDMIHVTPPMSAPDFVSGSELAGEGGWVDVDKHTLQHTRFANVFGIGDASSLPTSKTGAAVRKQAPVLVSNLLSLMKQEPLSASYDGYTSCPVVTGYDSLVLAEFDYSGGPAETFPFNQAKERFSMLLLKKFGLPALYWHGMLRGRA